In a single window of the Lasioglossum baleicum chromosome 10, iyLasBale1, whole genome shotgun sequence genome:
- the Rint1 gene encoding RAD50 interactor 1, translating into MVTAPNVNRKGHGNGSTEQVCSIMIDAKKKIIQQFNTELGSDLKGFERIYEFHQSLNVQKNEIEKSLSMASSEAPSKVKVVIETVERIGVEFEQLEKSSVEFRNDIQKAMQETDKSIDMQRIINTISHLDKSLAYLSFIKHVENISDKIQISLAAGDDESTISLYTNLTDISCQLQLSSCHHLVNYVRETLHFWHNLIKDKLSKEYNDILKALKWPFCSNNTNSLIPPMAETLTKFKILTEYLLHLQLPEESVKPVVTSVLLTDFVPVSLPISLLVRPLRQRFIYHFTGAKLTNRQDKPEWFFTQILTWIKNHIQWVQKHVQPVANSIGFSHVDVKVEFMQTLVQLAVEKLHSELAIVQYDDVLFAHLVDEALGFERELRETLFYPPTQPATVFVLTQAHVFVKWINMEKKYATEKMDAILSSSTAWDKLSNSDTDDMKVTECADAFLTLLTTISDRYKHLPQPGHRLQFLELQLELIDDWRIRLLQLLHETNEDPLISLMPCILNTLHYVATVLEEWGVTVHFLQLYFFKKQFEAVESATLEGGDFDKTIGDVEGSVFDEAIALLKRLEKELINEISDAVALDVKAKSRPYRTDKWFAMQSTKEVVSLSVTPSGYSMFQELATQLNQLYNTLALPLFNQAWKNLALQFDQFLLEEVVLVNHFNTGGAEQVEYDITRNLFPLFGLYINKPESYFPLIKEACILLNILLGSAMLLLEALNSNNETSQREILADIGVHKISPKLALKVLGTRTDIAYL; encoded by the exons ATGGTGACCGCGCCGAACGTAAATAGAAAAGGACACGGAAACGGAAGTACGGAACAAGTG TGCAGCATTATGATAGATGCTaagaagaaaataatacaacaattcAATACCGAATTGGGCTCCGATCTGAAAGGATTCGAAAGAATATACGAGTTTCATCAAAGTCTTAAtgtacagaaaaatgaaatcgaaaaatcG ttatcGATGGCATCGTCTGAAGCTCCCTCAAAAGTGAAAGTAGTAATAGAAACTGTTGAGAGAATAGGCGTTGAATTTGAACAATTAGAAAAATCTTCTGTAGAATTCAGAAATGACATACAAAAAGCAATGCAGGAAACTGACAAAAGTATAGACATGCAAAGAATTATTAATACAATAAGTCACTTGGATAAGTCTCTAGCATACTTGAGTTTCATAAAACACGTTGAAAATATCAG TGACAAAATTCAAATATCATTAGCAGCTGGCGATGACGAATCAACTATTTCATTGTATACAAATCTTACAGATATTAGTTGCCAATTGCAATTATCATCCTGTCATCATCTTGTGAATTATGTAAGAGAAACACTTCACTTTTGGCACAACCTCATAAAGGATAAACTGTCTAA GGAATACAATGACATATTGAAAGCATTAAAGTGGCCGTTTTGTAGCAACAATACAAACTCATTGATCCCACCCATGGCAGAGACTTTAACCAAGTTTAAAATACTTACGgaatatttattgcatttacaattaCC AGAAGAATCTGTTAAGCCAGTTGTAACTTCAGTGTTGCTAACAGATTTTGTACCAGTGAGTTTGCCAATTTCACTGTTAGTACGGCCTCTGAGACAAAGATTTATATATCACTTCACAGGTGCTAAATTGACGAACCGTCAAGACAAGCCTGAATGGTTTTTTACTCAAATATTAACGTGGATTAAAAATCACATTCAATGGGTCCAGAAACATGTTCAACCAGTAGCCAATTCGATAGGTTTTAGTCATGTAGATGTGAAG GTAGAATTTATGCAGACGTTGGTTCAATTAGCTGTTGAAAAACTTCATTCGGAATTAGCAATAGTACAGTATGATGACGTTCTGTTTGCACACTTGGTGGATGAGGCTTTAGGTTTCGAAAGAGAATTGAGAGAAACATTATTTTATCCGCCAACACAACCAGCCACTGTTTTTGTTCTTACCCAAGCTCATGTTTTCGTAAAGTGGATTAATATGGAGAAAAAAT atGCCACTGAGAAAATGGATGCAATTTTAAGTTCAAGTACAGCTTGGGATAAATTATCAAATTCTGACACAGACGATATGAAAGTAACCGAATGTGCAGATGCTTTCCTCACTCTTCTTACAACAATTTCCGATAGATACAAACATTTACCTCAACCAGGTCACAG ATTACAGTTTTTGGAGCTACAACTTGAATTAATTGATGACTGGAGAATACGACTACTTCAATTATTACATGAAACTAACGAAGATCCTTTAATATCCCTCATGCCGTGTATTCTTAATACTTTACACTATGTTGCAACCGTTCTAGAAGAATGGGGTGTTACAGTG CATTTCCTGCAACTGTATTTTTTTAAGAAACAATTTGAAGCAGTTGAATCTGCTACGTTAGAAGGAGGTGATTTTGACAAAACTATAGGTGATGTGGAAGGTTCTGTGTTTGATGAAGCCATTGCTCTTTTAAAAAGATTAGAAAAggaattaattaatgaaattagcgaTGCTGTAGCTTTAGATGTGAAAGCCAAAAGCAGACCTTATAGGACAGACAA gTGGTTTGCCATGCAGTCTACCAAAGAAGTTGTTTCTTTGTCAGTTACTCCGAGTGGCTATTCCATGTTCCAAGAATTAGCTACACAACTTAATCAGTTGTATAATACACTCGCATTGCCACTATTTAATCAGGCTTGGAAAAACTTAGCCTTACAATTTGATCAA TTTCTTTTAGAAGAAGTGGTTTTGGTAAATCATTTCAACACAGGAGGAGCTGAACAAGTAGAATATGATATTACTAGGAATTTGTTCCCATTATTTGGCTTATATATCAATAAGCCAGAATCATATTTCCCATT GATCAAAGAGGcatgtattttattaaatattctatTGGGCTCAGCGATGTTACTATTGGAGGCTCTCAATAGCAATAATGAAACTTCGCAAAGAGAGATATTGGCGGATATTGGTGTTCACAAAATATCTCCTAAACTAGCTTTAAAAGTGCTCGGAACAAGAACTGATATTGCTTATCTATAA